CTTATATCTTAATGCTTCCAATTTATAGCTTTTCGCTTTTGTTTTTTGCTTTTAGCTTTGAAGTTTTACTTACTGCTTAATGCTTAATGCTTACCGCTTAATTTTTCTTCCTGTAAAACAGCCCGAGGACACCGAGCAATGCCAATGCGCCGAATCCTGCGTTGCAGCCGCCTGATGATGAGGATTTTGTTTCTTCCTCACCCTCACCCTCATCCCAATCATAATCGATGTGAGACACAGGAATAGGCGTTTCGCTGCCGCCCGTGTAGGAATAGCCGCTTGGAAGCTGCACTGTTTTTCCGCCGTCTTTCACCGCTAACGTTTCGTCTCTGTAGTTGATTACCGTGCCGCCGGTTTCAACAGAAATTTCGGTTTTCAGCGGCAGCGTAAAATACGGACGTTCAAGCGTCAGTACCGAGCCTCCGGCTGCCGTTATTTTTCCGCCCTCGTCAAGATCGCCTTTGTCGGGATTGTAGTTAATTTCCGTAAGCGTCACTCTGCCCTTGCAGACAAGTTCGTTGTATGGCAAAATTGTTGTTATGCCGGTTATTTTCGCGCCTTGTCCGCCTAAACCGGTAAGAATGTCTTTATCTCCTGAAACCGTTATGGTCTGTTTGTAGCTTTTCTTGTCTTCAAGCGACAGGTTAAAGCCCCACATAAGCAGTATATTGCCCGCTTTGACAGCGTTGTCAAGCGTAAGGGCGGTAAGCTTTCCGTTTTCGTATTTCGTGTTTTTCAACACGAGCGAAGCAGCGCTCAGACAGTCGTATTTGGCGCCGATTATTTCTTTGTGCAGGTATATATTCCTGTTTTCCGCATTGTATCCGTCAAAGTTGAGGCTAATGCCGTTTTCGTTCTTTTTCACCACGGCGTAGCCTGTCGCCGAGGCGCTGTCGCTTCCGGCAAGGGCAATAATTCTGTCCGTATCGCGGCACGGGAAAAATGAATCGCCGCCTGCGTTGAATCTGCAGATGTCGTTTTCCGTGCCGTCAGACGGCGCGGAAAGCGTATCGTCCTTGTAGCTGATCTTGTATTCTCCCGCGTCTTCCGCAGACGTCTGCATAACTCCAGCTTCGCCTGATTTGGCGCCTCCCTTGACTGCGCTGAGTAAAAATATGCTGTCCGCATTTTTCAAGTTCAGAACGGGGCGCACACCATGGATACCTACATTGGAATCACTTATATCTCCCTCATCGTCCACAAAATATCTTACGGTTCTCCATCTCTTTGTGGCAAGCCACCAATCTTCCCCTAAACGTCTGGCAGATTTAGACAAGGATTCTGCCTCTTGCAAACTCAGCAGGGAGCAGCCTCCGTTTATTTTGTTTTCCTTCGCGTCCGATATAGTTGAGGCATAAGCTTTGACTTTTCCGTCAACGTAGAAGCTTTCGCTTTCAGTGCTGTCGAAAATCTCATATCTAAGCAGCTTGGTGTCCGAAAATTTTGCCCATTTGTCGCCGTTGTACAATACTGTCGTGCTGCTTTTCCCGTTAACGCGCGGCATTAGGCTCAATGTTTTAAAAACTTCCGCTGCCAAGACGGGCGAGACAAAGGCAAAGACAGCGCCGATTAGGATCAGGACTGAAAATAGTTTTTTGAGATTGCTTCGCACGATAAGCGCCTCCGAAAATTTTTCGTTACACAATGTTATTATAATACTTCCGCACTAATCCGCAACACTTTTCTTTGCTTTTTTTATAAGCAATTTTACCGATTTTTTACTGCGTATTTTGGCGGATTTTTGTACTTTTGCCCAAATTCCAGCCGCCGCAAAAAAACGGCCTGGGATTTTATAAAAAATTTTCCCAAGCCGTTTTGCAGATTGCTGTAAAGCTTATTTCGGTTCAACTTTTTTGTAGAACTGTGTTTTGAGGCTTCCGTCAACTCTGAGGAAGATACCTGCCTTGTCAAGCGGGTCATGCGTTTCGGGGTCGATGGTGAGCGTGGTGTGCGCCAGTTTGAGGTCTTTTGTTTCTTCAAGTGCCTTCGCGATTGCCGTTCCGTCTGTGCTGCCTGCTCGTTCGATTGCATTGAGAAGCCAAATTGTTCCGTCCCAAGCCATTACGCCGTTGATGAACTCTTCGCATTCCTCTTTATAAACCTCTTTGTAGCGTTCAAAAATCGGCTTTATGTTCGGGTCGTCAAGATACGCATGACTAATCCAGCAGGTGCCGATCATCGCATTGCCTGCGATTTTGTTCATCATTTCGCTGTAGCCGTCGCCGCCGACGATTGTTACGTCAAGTTGAAGTTCTCTTGCCTGTTTGATTATGAGCGCCATATCCTTGCCCATGCCTGGGAGGAAGAGCGCTCTGGCGCCTGAATTTTTGATTTTCGTGAGCTGCGCGCTGAAGTCAGTGTCCGTATCGCGGTAGCTCTCGTCGGCAACGATTTCGCCGCCGCAGCTTTCGTAGCTTTTGACAAAGAATTCACGGAGTCCCTGCGCATAGTCCGAGCCGGCGTTATAAAGAACAGCCGCGGTTGTAAAACCGAGGTCGCCGTAAATCAGTTCCGCCGCAAGAGCGCCCTGATACGTGTCGGTGAAGCAGACGCGGAATGAGTAGGGGCGAACCTTGCCGTTTTCGTCAACCGTAACAAGCGGGTTTGTGCCGACTGTTGAAATCTGAGGTATTTTTTTTCTGTTGACGACAGGCGCTGTCGCAATGTTGATACCGCTTGCATTCGCGCCGAGAATTGCGCATACGCCGTCTTTTCTTATCATTCTGCGAACTGCTTTTACAGCGTCTTTGCTTCTTGTTTTTGTGTCGTAAGGAATAAGTTTAATCTGTTTGCCAAGAACACCGCCTGCCTTATTGACATCATTAACAACAAGCTGTGCCATATTGTATTCGCTTATTCCGTAGGAAGCCTGGTCTCCTGTAAATGCTCCGAGGAAACCTATTGTAATTGTATCGTCATCCAGCCAGCCTGCCGAACTGCATACAGAATACAAACAGCCGGAAATAATAATAAGCAGAACTCCTATAATT
This Candidatus Equadaptatus faecalis DNA region includes the following protein-coding sequences:
- a CDS encoding SYNERG-CTERM sorting domain-containing protein, yielding MPRVNGKSSTTVLYNGDKWAKFSDTKLLRYEIFDSTESESFYVDGKVKAYASTISDAKENKINGGCSLLSLQEAESLSKSARRLGEDWWLATKRWRTVRYFVDDEGDISDSNVGIHGVRPVLNLKNADSIFLLSAVKGGAKSGEAGVMQTSAEDAGEYKISYKDDTLSAPSDGTENDICRFNAGGDSFFPCRDTDRIIALAGSDSASATGYAVVKKNENGISLNFDGYNAENRNIYLHKEIIGAKYDCLSAASLVLKNTKYENGKLTALTLDNAVKAGNILLMWGFNLSLEDKKSYKQTITVSGDKDILTGLGGQGAKITGITTILPYNELVCKGRVTLTEINYNPDKGDLDEGGKITAAGGSVLTLERPYFTLPLKTEISVETGGTVINYRDETLAVKDGGKTVQLPSGYSYTGGSETPIPVSHIDYDWDEGEGEEETKSSSSGGCNAGFGALALLGVLGLFYRKKN
- a CDS encoding ABC transporter substrate-binding protein, whose translation is MDKKTLGIIGVLLIIISGCLYSVCSSAGWLDDDTITIGFLGAFTGDQASYGISEYNMAQLVVNDVNKAGGVLGKQIKLIPYDTKTRSKDAVKAVRRMIRKDGVCAILGANASGINIATAPVVNRKKIPQISTVGTNPLVTVDENGKVRPYSFRVCFTDTYQGALAAELIYGDLGFTTAAVLYNAGSDYAQGLREFFVKSYESCGGEIVADESYRDTDTDFSAQLTKIKNSGARALFLPGMGKDMALIIKQARELQLDVTIVGGDGYSEMMNKIAGNAMIGTCWISHAYLDDPNIKPIFERYKEVYKEECEEFINGVMAWDGTIWLLNAIERAGSTDGTAIAKALEETKDLKLAHTTLTIDPETHDPLDKAGIFLRVDGSLKTQFYKKVEPK